TAAACTGGAAAAAGCTGAAAACAGCGGATTTACTAATGACAGTAAAGAAAGTATTCTAGCCCAATCAAAGTCCTTGCTAAATGGCTAAATACAAACTGACAAATGAAGCTAAAAATGACTTGATTCGAATTCACCATTACGGAGTTGAAAAATTTGGAATGACCCAAGCGGACAAATATTTCGAATCTTTTTTTGAATATTTTGACATTATTGCCGAACGACCTTTTTCCTTTGAATCCGTTGACTATATTAAAAAAGGATATAGACGATGCGTATGTGGAGTTGATAGTATTTATTATAAAATCAATGAAAACATTGTCGAAATAATGACAATCATCGGAAGACAAGATTTGAATGAAAAATTATAACTGAGATAATAAAAAACTGCGTACAATAACTAGCGTTTGCATGGTCGGTACGCCCCAACATGTACGCCCTGTTGACTAAACCGGCTCTTAGCCCGTGAGACTAGCTCTTTAAAGTCTGTGACTACGTCGCAATATTAAAGAAAAAGTAAGCATATATAAGAAACTACATTTTACAATAAGGTGTGTGTTTTTATTTAATAGCTTATTAAAAAGTAATATATTGCATGTATAAAGAATATAACTACAATTGAATTGCTGCTTGTTGTGGTTATACGAGTGTTGTGCAACATTTCGGAATGACAGAAACCGAAAAAAATACGAGAAAATTTTATTCAAATATCACAGCAATGTTCTGGACGAATTGACTATGAAAACTATGTGGGCAGATTTTTTCAACGGTATTGTTTCTGTTTATATAAAAAGACCAAGAATAGAATTGAATAAAGATTTTCAATATGCAACTATAGTGGAGAATACTACTATAGCTATAAAACAAAAAAGGAACCCTCATCCATTGGAACACCAAATCACTTTAACAAACTACATAACGCTTTTGGCTTAATCAACACAATCTTGTTGTAACCACCAGAAATAAAGTCAAATAGAATTGGATAATTTATTTCTACAAATAGCTTAAATTATATTAATTGTATTTGCTAATCATTTTAATAAAAAATTCAGTATTATTGCTGTATAACTTAGTCAAAAGAATGATATGAAAAAAACATTTTTATTATTAATAATTTGCACATCCTTGAGTGTTTATTGTCAAAAAAATGATACAATTTATAAAACTGACGGTACTAAAATCATTGCAGATATTGGATACTTCTCCCTTAAGAAAAATAATTTTATATATTCAAAAGGGACTTTTAAAAAAGCATCTGAAATTCCTGGAAATGAGGTTTCAAAAGTTGTTATATTAAATCATAAATCTGACAAAACATTTGTTACTACTCATAAACCCCTTAATAAAAATAAAAAGAAAAAGAATTTGGAGTTTACCGAAATCATATTAGAAGGTTATTGTGAATTATATAAAGAAGTTACAGTATGGGATCTGAAGACATCTACAGTAGACTATTTTTTAAAAAGGCCGCAAGAATTTGCTGGCACCAGAATTAAAGCAGATTTACTTTTACATAAGAAAAGGAATGAAATTCTAATTGAATATTTTTCAGATTGTCCAAAAGTCATAAGTTTTATAAAATCTTTAGGTAAAATTGGTTACCAAGACTTAATTCAAATTGTTGAAAAATATAATGCTGAATGCTCTAAATAAAAATGCCCTTTTATTTAATTAAGCATTTAAGTTAGTTAAAAAAAACAGAATGAATAAACTACTTGCTTTTCTAGCCATTGTATGTATAATGACTTCTTGCAGTGAAAAAGAAACGGAAACTGAAACAGGAAAAGGAATTTATGAAGCTCCGTATGTAACGTCATATACCACTTATATTTCTGAAAACTCGGTAAGACTAAATGGTTTTATTGATCTTTCTAATAGAGCTTTTCTAAGTGCCGATACTTATAAAGTGGGCTTTATATTTAGAGCTGGAGATGAAAATGATTCAAGTAATGATCAAGTAATCGAACTTGAAGGCAAGGTAGA
This genomic window from Mariniflexile sp. TRM1-10 contains:
- a CDS encoding type II toxin-antitoxin system RelE/ParE family toxin; protein product: MAKYKLTNEAKNDLIRIHHYGVEKFGMTQADKYFESFFEYFDIIAERPFSFESVDYIKKGYRRCVCGVDSIYYKINENIVEIMTIIGRQDLNEKL